In Mercenaria mercenaria strain notata chromosome 13, MADL_Memer_1, whole genome shotgun sequence, a single window of DNA contains:
- the LOC123529869 gene encoding uncharacterized protein LOC123529869 translates to MDDTETEKNSLPNGSAGRQVTRSYPQAIVILCILVSLTNPFLAPTVIYFILRSRRSWSKCQYSMTYRHVNKAAGLTIVGIIVTGIALVTVVLFCVIIPINNNTPNTPKTAAENVTETVATVMTDTPEMVVRELQDIKIDLNTTDADKVEHLENVPGIVAGPHVTKHYLNDTHVLIIDGRTNAEKILNVPKLF, encoded by the exons ATGGATGACACAGAAACGGAGAAAAATTCTTTGCCAAACGGTTCAGCTGGACGACAGGTGACAAG GTCGTACCCACAGGCTATTGTTATACTGTGTATCCTTGTATCCTTGACAAACCCTTTTCTTGCACCCACCGTAATTTACTTTATTCTACGTTCAAGAAGGAGCTGGTCTAAGTGCCAATATAGCATGACGTACAGACATGTGAACAAAGCTGCTGGATTGACAATCGTTGGAATAATTGTAACGGGGATAGCATTGGTGACCGTTGTTCTTTTTTGTGTCATAATTCCGATAAACAATAACACTCCGAACACTCCGAAGACTGCTGCTGAAAATGTAACGGAAACTGTTGCAACTGTAATGACAGACACACCGGAAATGGTTGTCAGGGAGCTTCAGGATATAAAAATAGATCTTAATACGACTGATGCTGATAAAGTCGAACATCTTGAGAATGTACCAGGTATAGTTGCTGGTCCACACGTTACTAAACACTACCTGAATGATACACACGTGCTTATAATAGATGGAAGAACTAATGCAGAAAAAATACTAAATGTACCTAAACTATTTTGA